Proteins from one Triticum aestivum cultivar Chinese Spring chromosome 7A, IWGSC CS RefSeq v2.1, whole genome shotgun sequence genomic window:
- the LOC123148101 gene encoding scopoletin glucosyltransferase, which yields MAITATTNGAAAPTHAANGAGNQAGRDHVVVFPFMAKGHTLPLLHFATALTVHQKDLRVTMVVTPANFAFARSRLPASVRLAVLPFPSLPPLPSGVESTDTLPGPDLYPTFLRATALLREPFADFMASLPAPPLVLVSDFFLGFTHRVAADAGVRRVVFHGMSCFSMAACKSLVTSPPPPGASFHLSRMPEHVRITPADVPDTIAKIGDAEDPVSRFLIDDIGESDPRSWGVLVNSFAMLDEDYVSAFISFYQPDARAWLVGPLFLAAGDVPERVGEQDPEGCLAWLDEMAERSESVIYVSFGTQAHISDEQLDELARGLVRSGHPFLWAVRSGTWSPPVDVGPHGRIVRGWIPQRSVLAHPAVGGFVSHCGWNSVMESLAAGKPVLAWPQMAEQHLNAHHVTHIIGAGVRITAAGGVVGRAEVERKVRRLMDAGDADGQKMRAKAAWTQKAARSAVSDGGTSRVALLKLVEELQGSYCDVMVANKDRS from the coding sequence ATGGCCATCACCGCCACCACCAACGGTGCCGCTGCGCCGACCCATGCCGCGAACGGCGCGGGCAACCAGGCCGGCCGCGACCACGTGGTCGTGTTCCCGTTCATGGCCAAGGGCCACACCCTCCCACTGCTGCACTTCGCCACGGCGCTCACCGTGCACCAAAAGGACCTCCGCGTCACCATGGTCGTCACGCCCGCCAACTTTGCCTTCGCCCGCAGCCGCCTCCCGGCGTCGGTGCGGCTCGCGGTGCTCCCGTTCCCGTCGCTGCCGCCGCTGCCATCCGGCGTGGAGTCCACGGACACCCTGCCCGGCCCGGACCTCTACCCGACGTTCCTGCGCGCCACGGCGCTCCTGCGGGAGCCCTTCGCGGACTTCATGGCGTCGCTCCCGGCCCCGCCGCTCGTGCTCGTCTCCGACTTCTTCCTCGGGTTCACGCACCGCGTCGCGGCCGACGCAGGCGTCCGCCGCGTCGTGTTCCACGGCATGTCCTGCTTCTCGATGGCCGCCTGCAAATCGCTCGTCacgagcccgccgccgcccggcgccaGTTTCCACCTGTCCCGTATGCCGGAGCACGTAAGGATCACGCCGGCGGATGTCCCGGACACGATCGCCAAGATCGGCGACGCCGAGGACCCAGTGTCTCGGTTCCTTATCGATGACATCGGCGAGTCCGACCCGCGCAGCTGGGGCGTCCTCGTCAACAGCTTCGCCATGTTGGACGAGGACTACGTATCAGCCTTCATCTCGTTCTACCAGCCGGACGCGCGAGCCTGGCTGGTGGGCCCTCtgtttctcgccgccggcgacgtgCCGGAGCGCGTGGGGGAGCAGGACCCCGAGGGGTGCCTCGCGTGGCTCGACGAGATGGCGGAGCGGTCGGAGTCGGTGATCTACGTGTCGTTCGGCACGCAGGCCCATATCTCCGACGAGCAGCTCGACGAGCTGGCGCGCGGGCTGGTGCGGTCCGGCCACCCCTTCCTCTGGGCCGTCCGGTCCGGCACGTGGTCGCCGCCGGTGGACGTGGGGCCGCACGGGAGGATCGTCCGCGGGTGGATCCCGCAGAGGAGCGTGCTAGCCCACCCCGCGGTGGGAGGGTTCGTGAGCCACTGCGGGTGGAACTCGGTGATGGAGAGCCTGGCGGCGGGGAAGCCCGTGCTGGCGTGGCCGCAGATGGCCGAGCAGCACCTGAACGCGCACCACGTCACGCACATCATCGGCGCCGGGGTCAGGATAACGGCCGCCGGGGGCGTGGTGGGCAGGGCGGAGGTGGAGCGCAAGGTGAGGAGGCTGATGGACGCCGGCGACGCGGACGGGCAGAAAATGCGCGCGAAGGCGGCCTGGACGCAGAAGGCGGCGAGGTCAGCGGTGAGCGACGGTGGCACCTCGCGCGTCGCGTTGCTGAAGCTGGTGGAGGAGCTCCAGGGGAGCTACTGTGACGTCATGGTGGCGAACAAGGATCGCTCTTAA